One window of Methanospirillum lacunae genomic DNA carries:
- a CDS encoding phenylacetate--CoA ligase family protein, whose product MHCRDPRIEEMPLEDLRKLQYKLLKMLIYRVYSFSPFYKNLLNAAGVHPDDISSLEDIRKLPFMEKKNLRDNYPDGLIVSDREELVRYHVSSGTTGKPTVVGYTQKDINNWAESVARGLASAGIGRGDVMQISYGYGLFTGGLGAHYGAERVGATVLPTSVGNTERQVELMRDLQVTSIACTPSYLIHIGEVAEKMGISIKNDTLLRKAVVGAEPWTEQMRIRIRDWLGVEAYDIYGTSELSGPLFTECEQQQGAHLWGDLIYPEILDPDTHEPLPPGEKGELVVTMLQKEGLPIIRYRTGDIAALNYDLCTCGRTSPRLERLTGRVDDMLIIRGINVFPSQIEHTLLGIPEIGKHFMIEVDRTGALDDMLVKVEIAGDSFSDKITDLMKVRTKVERALHNALNVAVKVELVEAGSLPRFEGKAKRVIDRRKL is encoded by the coding sequence ATGCATTGCAGAGATCCAAGAATCGAGGAGATGCCACTTGAGGATTTGAGGAAACTGCAATACAAACTTCTCAAGATGCTCATATACAGAGTGTATAGTTTTTCCCCGTTTTACAAAAATCTGCTCAACGCCGCAGGTGTTCATCCTGATGACATCTCATCACTCGAAGATATCAGAAAACTTCCATTCATGGAGAAGAAAAACCTCAGGGACAATTACCCTGACGGTTTGATTGTTAGTGACAGGGAAGAACTCGTCAGGTATCACGTCTCTTCAGGCACAACAGGCAAACCAACTGTTGTGGGATATACCCAGAAAGATATCAATAACTGGGCCGAATCAGTCGCCCGTGGCCTTGCTTCAGCTGGAATAGGTCGCGGCGATGTGATGCAGATCAGTTATGGATACGGCCTTTTTACCGGAGGACTTGGGGCCCATTACGGGGCAGAACGTGTTGGTGCAACTGTTCTTCCTACATCAGTAGGCAACACTGAACGCCAGGTTGAACTGATGCGTGATTTACAGGTCACATCTATTGCTTGTACTCCATCCTATCTGATACACATAGGCGAAGTAGCAGAGAAGATGGGTATCTCAATTAAGAATGACACCCTGCTCAGAAAGGCAGTCGTTGGTGCTGAACCCTGGACAGAGCAGATGCGAATCAGAATCAGGGACTGGCTTGGTGTTGAAGCATACGATATTTACGGGACAAGTGAACTATCAGGCCCTCTGTTTACTGAATGCGAACAGCAGCAGGGAGCACATCTCTGGGGAGATCTGATTTACCCTGAAATCCTCGACCCAGATACACACGAGCCACTTCCTCCAGGAGAGAAAGGTGAACTCGTGGTGACCATGCTTCAGAAAGAAGGGCTTCCCATCATCAGATATCGGACAGGGGATATCGCTGCCCTGAACTATGATCTCTGTACATGTGGGAGAACATCTCCAAGGCTTGAGCGGCTTACCGGGCGGGTTGATGATATGCTCATCATCAGAGGGATTAATGTCTTCCCCTCCCAGATAGAACATACCCTGCTTGGAATCCCGGAGATCGGTAAGCACTTTATGATCGAGGTAGATCGAACCGGTGCTCTGGATGATATGCTCGTCAAAGTGGAGATCGCAGGAGATTCATTCTCAGACAAGATCACCGATCTAATGAAGGTCAGAACTAAAGTCGAGCGGGCCCTTCATAATGCTCTAAACGTGGCAGTGAAGGTGGAACTGGTAGAGGCAGGTTCACTGCCCAGATTTGAAGGTAAGGCAAAACGGGTAATTGACAGGAGGAAGTTGTGA
- a CDS encoding reverse transcriptase N-terminal domain-containing protein has product MNVRSSNTHISEDLTNRELAKQWKNLPLDEARSHVNRLQKRIPKAVKEGKYRLAKRLQYLVTHSFYAKTLAVKKVVENTGQRTTGVDGVKWTLPHEKMKAALSLTNKGYKAQPLKCIVILDYLLF; this is encoded by the coding sequence ATGAATGTGAGAAGTTCAAATACGCATATTAGCGAGGACCTTACTAACAGGGAGTTAGCCAAACAATGGAAAAATCTTCCATTAGATGAAGCACGATCCCATGTGAATAGACTCCAGAAAAGAATCCCGAAAGCTGTTAAAGAAGGAAAGTATCGACTAGCGAAAAGATTACAGTATTTAGTTACTCACTCTTTTTATGCTAAAACTCTTGCAGTCAAAAAAGTAGTTGAGAACACTGGACAAAGGACCACCGGTGTTGATGGAGTTAAATGGACTCTTCCCCATGAGAAGATGAAAGCAGCCCTCTCACTGACGAACAAAGGGTACAAAGCACAGCCACTCAAGTGTATCGTAATACTTGACTACTTGTTGTTCTGA
- a CDS encoding bifunctional 5,6,7,8-tetrahydromethanopterin hydro-lyase/3-hexulose-6-phosphate synthase encodes MYLIGEALIGDGAELAHIDLLIGDKNGPVGTAFANSLSQLSAGHTPLLAVVRPNLLTKPATLVIPKVTLKSGAQVTQMFGPVQAAVAKAVADCVEEGVFAGQDLNDLVILASAFLSPEAKDYNRIYRFNYGAVKLALNRAFEQFPDEKTLIHEKDRAAHAVMGFKVPRLWDPPYLQVALDIVDLGKLKSVLSALPENDHLIIEAGTPLIKKFGLNVLNEIRAVKPNSFIVADMKILDTGNLEARMAADASADAVVMSGLAPKSTIEKAIEEARKTGIYSVIDMLNVSDPVGLIKSLAVKPDIVELHRAIDAESSAHAWGNIKDMKAAAGGKLLVATAGGIRVPVVKEALKSGADILVVGRAITASKDVHHAAEEFLEQLNKEEIDQFRIMTDF; translated from the coding sequence ATGTATCTCATAGGCGAAGCACTCATAGGTGACGGTGCTGAACTGGCTCATATCGACCTCCTTATCGGGGATAAGAACGGCCCAGTCGGTACAGCGTTTGCCAACTCACTCTCACAGTTATCAGCAGGACACACCCCTCTCCTCGCGGTTGTCAGGCCGAACCTGCTCACGAAGCCCGCAACACTGGTTATCCCGAAGGTGACCCTGAAGTCCGGTGCCCAGGTTACCCAGATGTTTGGTCCTGTTCAGGCTGCAGTCGCCAAGGCGGTTGCAGACTGTGTCGAAGAAGGTGTCTTTGCCGGGCAGGATCTCAATGATCTCGTCATCCTGGCAAGTGCGTTTCTGAGTCCAGAAGCAAAAGACTACAACAGGATCTACCGGTTTAATTATGGGGCAGTCAAACTTGCATTGAACCGTGCATTTGAGCAGTTCCCTGATGAAAAGACTCTCATTCATGAGAAGGACCGTGCAGCTCATGCAGTCATGGGATTCAAGGTTCCAAGGCTTTGGGATCCACCATACCTTCAGGTTGCCCTTGATATTGTCGATCTTGGCAAGCTGAAATCTGTTCTCTCGGCACTGCCTGAAAATGATCACCTGATCATTGAGGCTGGAACGCCACTCATCAAGAAGTTCGGCCTCAATGTGCTCAATGAGATTCGGGCCGTCAAGCCGAATTCATTCATTGTTGCAGATATGAAGATTCTTGATACCGGGAACCTTGAGGCAAGGATGGCAGCAGATGCCTCTGCAGATGCAGTGGTGATGTCAGGACTTGCTCCTAAAAGCACTATTGAGAAAGCAATTGAGGAAGCCCGTAAGACTGGTATCTACTCAGTCATTGATATGCTCAATGTTTCAGATCCGGTTGGTCTCATTAAGAGCCTGGCTGTTAAGCCCGATATTGTGGAACTTCACAGGGCAATTGATGCTGAGTCCTCAGCACATGCATGGGGTAACATCAAGGATATGAAAGCAGCAGCCGGTGGGAAACTTCTGGTAGCAACTGCCGGAGGTATCCGAGTACCGGTTGTTAAGGAAGCACTGAAGTCAGGTGCAGATATTCTTGTCGTTGGTCGGGCAATTACTGCAAGCAAGGATGTTCACCATGCAGCTGAAGAATTCCTTGAGCAGCTGAACAAGGAAGAGATTGATCAGTTCAGAATTATGACCGATTTCTAA
- a CDS encoding phenylacetate--CoA ligase family protein, with protein sequence MFWDKAMETISQADLQTLQLKRLRETVERCGQIGFFKDKFRETGVGPDSIKSLEDLQKLPFTRKTDLRAGYPFGFFAVPRREVVRIHTTSGTTGKPTVVGYTRGDLDKWSSLIARNLTMVGLTSDDVFQNMVNYGMFTGGLGFHYGSEKIGMTTIPSATGNTRRQIEMIQDFGVTAIHCTPSYALHLAEAAEEMNADLSALKVGMFGAEPWSDAMRHDLEAKLGVEAFDSYGMSELYGPGVAFECQEHNGLHIWHDSYLVEIIDPKTGEQLGPGERGELVVTPLVKEAMPLVRYRTGDITMLLDDECPCGRGPKLARFTGRSDDMLVIRGINVFPSQIEHVLLEIPEVGNHYMVYVNRVNHMDEMTIDVEVAPGYFKGELADLKNLQNRVVKTLRDVLELRTTVRLVEPGTLPRFEGKAKRVVDQREVF encoded by the coding sequence ATGTTCTGGGATAAAGCAATGGAGACGATCAGTCAGGCCGACCTACAGACCCTGCAGTTAAAACGACTACGGGAGACAGTAGAACGGTGCGGGCAGATCGGTTTTTTTAAAGATAAATTCAGGGAAACGGGGGTTGGACCTGATAGTATCAAGAGTCTGGAAGATCTTCAGAAACTTCCCTTTACCAGAAAGACAGATCTCAGGGCGGGTTATCCATTCGGATTTTTTGCCGTTCCCAGACGTGAGGTTGTCAGGATTCATACCACATCGGGAACTACTGGAAAACCAACCGTGGTTGGATACACCAGAGGAGATCTAGACAAGTGGTCGAGTCTTATTGCACGCAACCTGACCATGGTTGGACTGACCTCTGATGATGTCTTTCAGAACATGGTCAATTATGGAATGTTCACCGGAGGTCTCGGGTTTCATTACGGTTCTGAGAAGATCGGAATGACCACCATACCCAGTGCAACCGGGAACACAAGACGACAGATTGAGATGATCCAGGACTTCGGTGTTACTGCCATACACTGTACCCCAAGTTATGCCCTTCATCTCGCTGAAGCAGCAGAAGAGATGAATGCAGATCTGTCAGCGCTGAAGGTAGGAATGTTCGGAGCTGAGCCCTGGTCAGATGCAATGCGCCATGATCTAGAGGCTAAACTTGGTGTTGAAGCATTTGACAGCTATGGGATGAGCGAGTTGTATGGTCCGGGTGTTGCCTTTGAGTGTCAGGAACACAACGGCCTGCATATATGGCACGACAGTTATCTGGTAGAAATCATCGATCCAAAGACAGGTGAACAACTGGGTCCGGGTGAGAGAGGAGAACTGGTAGTAACGCCCCTGGTAAAAGAAGCCATGCCACTTGTCAGGTACCGGACCGGTGACATCACCATGCTTCTAGATGATGAGTGCCCGTGTGGACGTGGCCCGAAACTCGCAAGATTTACCGGAAGAAGTGATGACATGCTTGTTATCAGGGGTATCAACGTCTTCCCAAGTCAGATAGAACATGTGCTTCTGGAGATCCCCGAGGTTGGTAATCACTATATGGTATATGTGAACCGGGTAAACCATATGGATGAGATGACGATCGATGTGGAAGTAGCACCCGGATACTTCAAGGGTGAACTTGCTGATCTCAAGAATCTGCAGAACCGGGTCGTGAAAACCTTAAGGGATGTTCTCGAGCTCAGAACAACTGTCAGGCTTGTAGAGCCAGGGACTCTTCCCAGGTTTGAAGGTAAGGCAAAACGGGTAGTTGATCAGAGGGAGGTATTCTGA
- a CDS encoding AMP-binding protein: MAEQKAPELSYSCGTADFPLMGATIGEMLDQVCARQPDVEALVAPFQNVRLTYRQFRNEVDRIARGLMAMDINKGDRVGIWAMNYAEWTMVQFATAKIGAIMVNINPAYRTFELDYCLKQSEVKLLILQGRFKTSDYVGMFYEACPEAYESRPGRLLSEKFPFLKTIIFMGEIPYNGMYSWSELLRRGESISPEELEERAASLTFDDPINIQYTSGTTGYPKGVVLTHHGVMNNGYMIGKGMGFTEKDRLCIPVPFYHCFGMVLSNMACATNGATMVIPAPTFDPEEVLKTIEAERCTAVHGVPTMFIAELRHPDFAKYDLRSLRTGIMAGSPCPIEVMKEVATKMHMSEVVIVYGQTETSPGVTMTTTKDPLEKRVTTVGRVFPHTELKIVDPETKKIVPKGEIGEICARGYMAMRCYYNNPTATRQTKDENGWIHTGDLGSFDQEEFVHIEGRLKDMVIRGGENIYPREIEEFLHQHPKIADVYVIGVPDEKYGEELMAWIVLEKDATLTEQDVRDHCTGKIARYKIPRYISFVESVPMSVTGKIQKFKMKEMAIEMLGLESVAHIKTA; encoded by the coding sequence ATGGCTGAGCAAAAAGCGCCTGAGCTAAGTTACTCATGCGGAACAGCTGACTTCCCGTTGATGGGAGCAACTATCGGAGAGATGCTGGATCAGGTCTGTGCCAGACAACCTGATGTTGAGGCACTGGTGGCGCCATTCCAGAACGTTCGTCTTACATATCGTCAGTTCAGGAATGAGGTTGACCGGATCGCCCGTGGCCTCATGGCAATGGATATCAATAAAGGTGACCGGGTCGGCATCTGGGCGATGAACTATGCCGAATGGACCATGGTCCAGTTCGCAACCGCGAAGATCGGAGCGATCATGGTGAACATTAATCCGGCATACCGGACATTTGAACTTGATTACTGCCTGAAACAGTCTGAGGTTAAATTACTCATACTCCAGGGACGGTTCAAAACATCAGATTATGTCGGAATGTTTTATGAAGCCTGCCCGGAAGCATACGAATCACGGCCTGGACGGCTTTTATCTGAGAAGTTCCCATTCCTCAAGACAATAATATTTATGGGAGAAATTCCCTACAACGGCATGTACAGCTGGAGTGAACTGCTCAGACGCGGAGAATCGATAAGCCCTGAGGAACTTGAGGAGCGTGCCGCATCCCTTACCTTTGATGACCCAATCAATATCCAGTATACATCAGGAACAACAGGATACCCCAAGGGAGTTGTTCTCACCCATCATGGAGTGATGAATAACGGGTACATGATCGGGAAGGGTATGGGCTTTACTGAAAAAGACCGACTCTGTATCCCGGTTCCCTTTTATCACTGCTTCGGAATGGTGCTCTCAAATATGGCATGTGCCACAAACGGAGCAACAATGGTCATTCCTGCCCCGACATTTGATCCTGAAGAGGTTCTCAAGACCATTGAAGCAGAACGGTGCACAGCAGTCCATGGAGTGCCCACCATGTTCATCGCCGAACTGCGGCACCCTGACTTTGCCAAGTATGATCTCAGATCACTCAGAACCGGGATCATGGCAGGATCGCCATGTCCCATCGAGGTCATGAAAGAGGTAGCAACCAAGATGCACATGTCAGAAGTGGTCATCGTCTACGGGCAGACTGAGACCTCCCCAGGTGTAACCATGACCACAACAAAAGACCCCCTTGAAAAACGGGTGACAACTGTTGGTCGTGTTTTTCCTCATACAGAACTTAAGATCGTCGATCCAGAGACCAAAAAGATTGTACCAAAAGGAGAGATTGGGGAGATCTGCGCCAGGGGATACATGGCAATGCGGTGTTACTACAATAATCCGACTGCAACCAGGCAAACCAAGGACGAAAACGGGTGGATACATACAGGTGATCTGGGCTCATTCGACCAGGAAGAATTTGTCCACATTGAAGGAAGACTCAAGGACATGGTTATCCGTGGCGGTGAGAATATTTACCCACGTGAGATTGAGGAGTTCCTGCACCAACATCCAAAGATTGCCGATGTATATGTTATCGGTGTTCCTGATGAGAAATATGGTGAGGAACTAATGGCATGGATCGTACTTGAAAAAGACGCTACCCTTACTGAACAGGACGTCAGGGATCACTGCACTGGAAAGATTGCCAGATATAAAATACCCAGGTATATTTCCTTTGTTGAATCTGTTCCGATGAGTGTGACAGGGAAGATTCAAAAGTTCAAAATGAAAGAGATGGCAATCGAGATGCTCGGGCTGGAATCAGTGGCACATATCAAAACCGCATAA
- a CDS encoding 3'-5' exonuclease, whose protein sequence is MKPDLLLFFDTETTGTDPRLARAVEIAWIVCTSDGQIVKEETHLVKPKGFTIPDQAAAIHGITTEIAETEGLDLSVILKELLADVSRTGLLVGHNVAYDLDIIAHECSREKIDSLKFREKPSFCTMKSLTSFCKIPFPSGTEFKYPKLGEAYEKLLGESLLDAHDALIDTDACKMIFFKAIEMDIFRFNESPRPDVEVRIC, encoded by the coding sequence ATGAAACCTGATTTACTGTTATTTTTCGATACAGAGACGACCGGGACTGATCCACGTCTCGCCAGGGCTGTTGAGATTGCCTGGATTGTCTGCACCAGTGACGGGCAGATTGTGAAAGAGGAGACCCATCTTGTCAAACCGAAGGGGTTCACGATCCCGGATCAGGCGGCTGCGATCCATGGTATCACGACCGAGATAGCAGAAACGGAGGGTCTTGATCTGTCTGTGATTCTGAAGGAACTTCTCGCTGATGTATCTCGCACCGGTCTTCTTGTCGGTCACAATGTGGCGTATGACCTGGATATTATCGCTCATGAATGCAGTCGTGAGAAGATTGACTCTCTAAAGTTCAGGGAGAAGCCGAGTTTCTGTACGATGAAGAGTCTGACGAGTTTTTGTAAGATTCCCTTCCCATCCGGTACAGAATTCAAGTATCCTAAACTCGGTGAGGCATATGAGAAACTGTTAGGTGAGTCTCTGCTTGATGCTCATGATGCATTGATTGATACGGATGCGTGCAAGATGATTTTTTTCAAGGCGATTGAAATGGATATTTTCCGGTTTAACGAGTCACCACGTCCGGATGTTGAGGTCCGGATTTGTTAG